One Scylla paramamosain isolate STU-SP2022 chromosome 7, ASM3559412v1, whole genome shotgun sequence DNA window includes the following coding sequences:
- the LOC135102165 gene encoding uncharacterized protein LOC135102165 isoform X1 has translation MLSHEESRMESQPQQAVSSNDTLVLVGRRASPINSLEREHLTKLVRNEIILANESTDGKVMAMKKLAWERVALHFNAAGYCEKRTVYQLQKVWERIKGKAKHKHANVKCKSCKTGSGAAPPPIPEASANKVLTIPGT, from the exons ATGTTAAG CCATGAAGAAAGCAGGATGGAGTCCCAACCGCAGCAGGCTGTCTCCAGCAATGACACCCTGGTGCTGGTGGGACGAAGGGCCAGCCCTATAAATTCCCTAGAGCGTGAGCACCTCACTAAGCTCGTACGGAATGAAATTATCTTAGCCAATGAGAGCACAGATGGGAAAGTCATGGCCATGAAAAAATTAGCATGGGAGAGGGTTGCCCTCCATTTTAATGCAGCTGGATATTGTGAGAAGAGAACAGTATATCAGCTGCAAAAAGTATGGGAGCGCATTAAAGGAAA ggCTAAACATAAACATGCTAATGTCAAATGTAAATCATGTAAAACTGGTAGTGGTgcagctcctcctcccatccctgaAGCAAGTGCCAATAAGGTGCTCACCATTCCAGGCACATAA
- the LOC135102165 gene encoding uncharacterized protein LOC135102165 isoform X5 produces the protein MLSHEESRMESQPQQAVSSNDTLVLVGRRASPINSLEREHLTKLVRNEIILANESTDGKVMAMKKLAWERVALHFNAAGYCEKRTVYQLQKVWERIKGKHIN, from the exons ATGTTAAG CCATGAAGAAAGCAGGATGGAGTCCCAACCGCAGCAGGCTGTCTCCAGCAATGACACCCTGGTGCTGGTGGGACGAAGGGCCAGCCCTATAAATTCCCTAGAGCGTGAGCACCTCACTAAGCTCGTACGGAATGAAATTATCTTAGCCAATGAGAGCACAGATGGGAAAGTCATGGCCATGAAAAAATTAGCATGGGAGAGGGTTGCCCTCCATTTTAATGCAGCTGGATATTGTGAGAAGAGAACAGTATATCAGCTGCAAAAAGTATGGGAGCGCATTAAAGGAAA GCACATAAACTGA
- the LOC135102165 gene encoding uncharacterized protein LOC135102165 isoform X3, translating to MLSHEESRMESQPQQAVSSNDTLVLVGRRASPINSLEREHLTKLVRNEIILANESTDGKVMAMKKLAWERVALHFNAAGYCEKRTVYQLQKVWERIKGNGAAPPPIPEASANKVLTIPGT from the exons ATGTTAAG CCATGAAGAAAGCAGGATGGAGTCCCAACCGCAGCAGGCTGTCTCCAGCAATGACACCCTGGTGCTGGTGGGACGAAGGGCCAGCCCTATAAATTCCCTAGAGCGTGAGCACCTCACTAAGCTCGTACGGAATGAAATTATCTTAGCCAATGAGAGCACAGATGGGAAAGTCATGGCCATGAAAAAATTAGCATGGGAGAGGGTTGCCCTCCATTTTAATGCAGCTGGATATTGTGAGAAGAGAACAGTATATCAGCTGCAAAAAGTATGGGAGCGCATTAAAGGAAA TGGTgcagctcctcctcccatccctgaAGCAAGTGCCAATAAGGTGCTCACCATTCCAGGCACATAA
- the LOC135102165 gene encoding uncharacterized protein LOC135102165 isoform X4, with protein sequence MLSHEESRMESQPQQAVSSNDTLVLVGRRASPINSLEREHLTKLVRNEIILANESTDGKVMAMKKLAWERVALHFNAAGYCEKRTVYQLQKVWERIKGNCPEKRSSASCNLI encoded by the exons ATGTTAAG CCATGAAGAAAGCAGGATGGAGTCCCAACCGCAGCAGGCTGTCTCCAGCAATGACACCCTGGTGCTGGTGGGACGAAGGGCCAGCCCTATAAATTCCCTAGAGCGTGAGCACCTCACTAAGCTCGTACGGAATGAAATTATCTTAGCCAATGAGAGCACAGATGGGAAAGTCATGGCCATGAAAAAATTAGCATGGGAGAGGGTTGCCCTCCATTTTAATGCAGCTGGATATTGTGAGAAGAGAACAGTATATCAGCTGCAAAAAGTATGGGAGCGCATTAAAGGAAA CTGTCCAGAGAAAAGAAGCAGTGCATCCTGTAACCTCATATAA
- the LOC135102165 gene encoding uncharacterized protein LOC135102165 isoform X2, whose translation MESQPQQAVSSNDTLVLVGRRASPINSLEREHLTKLVRNEIILANESTDGKVMAMKKLAWERVALHFNAAGYCEKRTVYQLQKVWERIKGKAKHKHANVKCKSCKTGSGAAPPPIPEASANKVLTIPGT comes from the exons ATGGAGTCCCAACCGCAGCAGGCTGTCTCCAGCAATGACACCCTGGTGCTGGTGGGACGAAGGGCCAGCCCTATAAATTCCCTAGAGCGTGAGCACCTCACTAAGCTCGTACGGAATGAAATTATCTTAGCCAATGAGAGCACAGATGGGAAAGTCATGGCCATGAAAAAATTAGCATGGGAGAGGGTTGCCCTCCATTTTAATGCAGCTGGATATTGTGAGAAGAGAACAGTATATCAGCTGCAAAAAGTATGGGAGCGCATTAAAGGAAA ggCTAAACATAAACATGCTAATGTCAAATGTAAATCATGTAAAACTGGTAGTGGTgcagctcctcctcccatccctgaAGCAAGTGCCAATAAGGTGCTCACCATTCCAGGCACATAA